Within Nanoarchaeota archaeon, the genomic segment AAAAAGGGGAAAAATATTCATTGTTTAAAATGCTGTACAAGAGCATAGGAGCATTTTTTGTCTGTTATTTTGTACGGGGGGCATGGAAACAAGGGCACCTGGGATTCATGCACTCATATTACCGGTTTACACACTACATGGGACTGTATCTGCGGCTTTGGGATATTGAACACAACCTGCAAAAAAAAGATATAGAAAAAATACATAACGACCTTCGATCAAAGCTGATATCAAAAGAAATCACGGTTGATGATTTATTAAAATATTGATGACAAAGTTGAAACCCTCCATATGCGAGTAGACAAACTCATAGAACAGTACCTAACATTTGGTGATTATTTATGAATGAAATAAAAAACACAGCAAATAAAGGAAGCATTATTCCGGGCGACAGCAGAGCCAGAAAAATAATCAGAAAGCCGGCTAATTTTTTATTGTACCACTACCGCAAAATATTCACGTCAGGGAAAACATTTGAAATCAACGGAAAGCAATATCCATACTTTTATCACATCCATAATGTGACCTGGAAAAATGAGCGCGCAGTAGAACTTTCAGTCGCCCTTGAATCCTTGAAAAAATATGAGGGTAAGAAAATACTTGAAATCGGAAATGTTTTATCGCACTACATCCCGATCACACATGATGTTGTTGACAAATATGAGATTGCAGATGGCGTCATAAATGAAGATGTTGTGGATTACAAGCCGTCAAAAAAATATGACCTGATTTTAAGCATATCGACTATGGAACACGTGGGATGGGATGAAGAGCCAAAAGACCCGAATAAAATACCTAGAGCAATTGAAAACCTTAAAAAATGCCTTTCGCCGGGCGGAGCAATTATTGTTACAATGCCTCTTGGCGAAAATCCCTATTTGGATGAATTGATTAAAAAGAGAAAAATACAGTTCAAAAAACAATATTTCCTAAAACGGGTCTCTAAAAATAATGACTGGGTACAGGTCGATTTGAAAGATATTGAGAATGTGAAATACGACAGCCCTTACCGCAATGCAAACGGAATAATCATAGGCATTATTTAAAAAATAACTCCGCCTCATGAACGAGGTATAACTTATTCTTGCAACACCGCATTCTCCTTAGCCCATGCGTAAAGCTCTTTTATCCCTTCCTTCGGCGAAACTTTCGGCGCCCACTTCAGAATTCTTTCCGCCTTCCTTATATCGCTGTAATAGACTTTCTGGTCCGCAGGCCTCCATTCGTGATGGCTTATTGGCGGAAGCAGCTGATTGCGGCCGATTTCTTCAAGGCATTCCTTTACTGATATGACATTTTTCGGCCCTCCGCCGATGTTAAAAACATTTCCCTTTGCCTCAGTGATATTCTCTATTTCTTTTATGCAAAGCGCGGCAACATCGCTTGCAAAAAGCACGTCCCGGACCTGTTTTCCGTCGCCGTAGATGCTCATCGCCTTTTTGCGCAGCGCAGAAATAACAAAGTGTGCTATCCAGCCCTGGTCCTCGTTGCCGTACTGATTTTTCCCGTACATGCAGCTGCAGCGGTTGACTACTGTCGGCATCTTGAAAACCTGGCTGTAATCCTGCATGTAGATGTCTGCAGCAAGTTTTGAGCATCCGTAAGGCGTGTGCTCCCGCGCATCTATTGAAAAGTTCTCAGGAATCCCCTTTCCTTTCAGTTCGCCGGCAAAATCATATCGCGTCTTCTGCTCTTGGAGAGGAACTGCATTGACATTATCGCCATATACTTTGTTGGTTGAAAAGAATAAGATTGCCTGCGCTTTTCCATACTTTCGCGCGGCTTCAAGAACATTTAAAGTGCCGTCGATATTTGTAGCCTTGTCCAGCATAGGATCTGCAATAGATGTGGTTACAGCCACCTGGGCGGCGGCATGGACTATAGCGTCCTTGTTTACAACAGCATCTTTAACAGCATCAAAATTCCTTACATCAGCCTCGATTATTTTGACATCAGGGTAATTCTTCTTTATGAACGCCCTGTTTTTTACAGAAGTCTCTCTTGAAAAGTTGTCAAATATTGTAACATCAAAGCCTTTTTTTGAGAATGCTTCCACAAGGTTTGTTCCTATAAATCCTCCGCCACCAGTAATTAAAATTTTCATTTTGAATCCCCATAATCTTGAAAAATGAAAAGCTTCGAATAAGCGAAGCGAAACGAGATGATTCTCATATCAATTCACCATAAAAAGATTCTATATCCCCTGCTGTTTTAGCCCAATCATATTCCTTTGCGGTTTTCTTTGCAGCGGCTTCAATCCTATTGCGTATATTCAAAGGCAAGTTATTTATTTCTATTATTCTTTCAGCAGCCTTCTTTGCATCCGAGAAATCGACAATAAATCCGTTCTTTCCGTCATTGATAAATGCGCGAAACGCTTGGATATCATTCAAAACCGGTATGCAGCCCGCTGCCATGGCTTCAATTGCAGATATGCCAAAGCCCTCATAACTTGATGCAAGCACAAAAATGCCTGATTTTTTGTAGTATTCAAGAAGTTCTTTTCCATGCTTTTCGCCTTCAAAAAATACGTTTTTTTCGACACCTAGGGACTTTGCAATAGCTTGCGCCTCTTTTTGTCTGCCCCAGTCGCCGCCCACAACAAACAGCTTTATGCCCGGGATTTTTTTCCTGGCTTCTGCAGCGCATTTTACCAAATTGTCGACGCGCTTGTTCTCTGAAATCCTTCCGACAAAAAGCAATGTACTTTTTTCCGGCTTGCGCGCAATGTCAAAAAAATCATAGCGTATGGAATAAGGCACATATGCGCACTTGTTTTTTGATATTTTTGAAAACAGCTCAAGGTCGTTTTTGCTGTGCGCAAATATCTTGCTTATGCCGGATGAAACAAGCCTGAACCATCCGAAAAAATAGAATTTCTTAAGAACAGACAAGTTTTTTGTATGAAATATTCCGCCGTGCGTCGAAAGAACAAGCGGCTTTCCGTGCAGCCATTTTGTAAGGGAAAAATAATCTGAAAAGAAACCGACGCCATGTATGTGAATCACATCATAGTTTTTGGCGAATTTCAGGACAGAAGGCGCGATTTTGTAATATTTCAGATTAGAATATGGAAGCCGGTAAATGTTTATGCCTTCAAAAATATCCCTTGCAGGAAGTTTTTCGCTCGCGTATGCGCAGGTATTCAAGCATGCGACATCGCTCGTATGTCCGCGCGAAATAAGCTCCTTGCACAGGTCAAGAACATAGCTTTCAATTCCGCCGGTGCATGGATAAAAATGCCCGCAAACATGAAGAATTCTGATAAAATCACCAAACCGCGTTAATTAACTTATAAACAAAAGCTTAAAAAATACAATATTCCTCCAATACGTGTGTGATTATATGTCAAAAGAACTCGTAACCGGAGGATTCGGATTCATAGGGACTAACCTGGTCAGGCGGCTTGTAGCCGATGGACGGGATGTCGTGGCTGTTGATAATCAATTTCTTGGCCGCGTCGAAAATCTCGACGGCGTAAACTGCGAAAAAATTGTATGCGATATCTGTAATTTCCAGAAGCTTAAAAACATAGTTGAAACGCACGACATTAAAAAAATATACCATCTGGCCGGATTCTCGAGCGCGCCGATGTTTAAAGACCATTCAGAACGCATAATAAGCAACCTCACCGGATTCAAAAACATTCTTGAGCTTGCCGCAACCCGTAAAATAAATGTAGTCTACGCAACTACGAGCTCTCTTTATGCGAGATGCCAAAAACCATATACGGAGGATATGAAAATTGTCCCGGGAACACCTTATGAACTCAGCAAATACCTGATGGAAATCACAGCGCAGATGTACCTCCAGTATTTTGGCGTTTCTGCAAAGGGCGCGCGCTTCTTTTCCGTATACGGGCCATACGAATCGCACAAAACGCAGTATGCAAATAATGCGACCCAGTTTCTTTGGGACCTCCGGGCAGGGCGCGCTCCAATAATTTATGGCGACGGAACGCAGACGCGCGACTTCACATATGTGAGCGACGTTGTTGAGGCGCTCATGAATATCATGGAAAAGGGAAAAGATGCCGAAATCTACAATGTCGGAACAGGAATTGAATACTCATTCAATCAGCTTGTAGGGATTTTAAACAAAAAGCTTGGCACAAACATAAAGCCGACATACGTAAAAAACCCGCTTAAAAATTACGTGCAAAGCACGCTTTCGGATATCTCAAAAATAAAGCGCGAAATCGGATGGGCTCCTAAAATGCCTTTTGAAGATGGGCTTAAAAAAAGCATAGAATTCTATTCAAAGAATCCGCAAAAAGAGCTTTAAAGCCAATTAGTTAAATCGACATCAAATAGGGTATTTTCATTTTTTAAGCCTCCTAAATACATCATCCGCAAAACCGCGGAAAACACCAAAACCAGTTGCAAATGCTCTGAACAGTATTATAACAAATGCCCAAAATCCAACCAGAATATCTCTTTTGAATATGTGTATTAGCAAAGGTAAAGAAAGAAATAATATTGCTATTGTTGGAATTATTTGATATATTACAATCCATGAAAATGGCGGCATCTTTTGAAAAATAATCCAACGCACAACATCACTAAGTGCAGAGGAAAAAAATAGTCCTGCAAAAAAGATTTCCAAAAAGGCGCTCTTTGGCGTATATGAATGCCCTTTTTTGAGCGTTTTTTCTCTTTTTTGGTAAACTCTGTATCTCCATCGCGCGTTTCTGTATTTTTGGCGCAAGTACTTCATTAAAGTGTTAGGGTGTGTGTGGTAAACAATGGCTTTAGGCGCGAAAACCATTTTTGGGGCTGTCAAAGTCCCAAAATCCTTGCGCTCCGCTTTAGGCTTTTCAGACGATGTCTGAAAAAGCTTCGAGCCTTGCGAGATGATCCTATAGCCCGACTCGGCAATTCTAAATGAAAGCTCAGGGTCCTCTCCGGCGGATGTTGAAAACGACTCGTCAAATCCGCCGAATTTTTCAAATATATCCTTGCGGTACCCTGCAGAGAACGTCCCGATAAAATCAATAGATTTCATTCCCGCCATTTTCGCGTGCCTCTCCTCGATTTCATACTGCGCAAATCTTGCGATAATTTCCTTCTGGCGCGTCCTGTAAGTGCCTGAAACTCCGACAACAATTTTATCCGAGAAAGGCGCGGCCATTTCCGCAATCCAGTTCTCCTCCGGCTCGCAGTCGGAATCCGTAAATAATAGTATGTTTCCGCGCGCCATTCTCGCGCCGAAATTGCGCGCAGATGCCGGGCCTTTGTGCTGGCGCTTAAAGAACTTAACATTTTTGAAAGATTTGACAATATCTACAGTTTTATCAATTGAGCCGTCGTCGACAACAATAATCTCAAATTTCTGGCTTATATATGCAGTGCTTCCTTCTTTATCAACAACCTCGTAATTTTTAATGCTCTGCAACTGAAGCGCCTTGATGCAGTTGCCTATTGTCTTCTCGGAATTGTAGGATGGCATTATTACAGAAATCATTTTTTATCATCTCTTCATGCATTGGATTAAGATCATCTCGTTTGCTGCTCGCAAACTCGAAGCTTTTGAGGGCTCCAACCTCAAAAAGCTTGGCGCAAAATGCCATGATTTTTTATCATTCTCCTTTTTCTTTGGATAAAAAACCATTATTTCAGATGCTTGACAAACGTCGCGCCTGCCTTGATTATCCGCGCCATTTCCTTTGGATTTTTCACTCCCTGGACAAGCTTTCCTGCAATATATTTTGGCCGCAGGTAAAACTGCCTTCGCGCCTTATTGCAAATCTTAACAAGCTCGGCTCCGCTCAATCCGGGTCTGTCAACAACGCAATTATGCAACCCCTCAGGAGTCAGCCATTTTGAATAATCTTCTGTTGTAAGATACCCTTTTGCTTTTGCGCGCTTGTAATCCTCAGTTATCGGATAAACCATGAGCGGATAAAACTGTGCAGTATCCGGATGCAGTTCCTTTGAAAAATCAATAGTCTCCTGTATGCTTTCTTTTGTGTCGCTGTCAAGGCCCAAAACAAAGCAGCCATTAACAAGAAGCCCTGCGCGTCTTGCATTGTTCATGAACTCAAGCTGCATATCTCTCGTGGTCCTTTTATGTATTGATTCGAGCACCCTTGCGTTCGGGCTTTCAAAGCCAACGCACATGAGCCTGCATCCTGCGGATTTCATCACATTAAGTGTTTCCATGTCAGTATTTACGCGCGCGTTGCACGACCACTTGATTTTTATGCCGCGCTTTTTCATAAGCTCGCAAAGCTCAATAGTCCTTTGCTTGACTGCGGGAAATGTCTCATCCTCAAACATGATTTCCTTAACTTCTGGCAGTTCTTTCTGGATGTATTCAAGCTCTTTGACAACATTTTCAATAGAGCGCGAGCGGTATGATCCCTTAAAAGGGCTGTTGCAAAAACTGCATGAATAAGGGCATCCGCGCGCGGTAAGTATTGTCACTTGCGGAAAAGTCAGCGATGCGTAGAAATAATCGCGCACATTCAGGTGCTTCTTGTAAACTTCAGAGACAAACGGCAGCTCGTCAAGATTTTTGATTAATTCGCGCGGCAGATTATCAACAATTTTTTTGCCGCTCGCAAAGCTCAGCCCTGCAACGCTGTCAAGCTTTTTCCCCGCTTCAAGGGCTTTTGCAAGGTCTCTTACAGTGTAATCATATTCGCTGCAACAGACAGAATCGATTTTGCCAAGCGCAATAGTCTCGTGCGGCATCGCAGTAGGGTGCGTTCCGACAAGATTTATGTGAGCCGTTGGCACTGCCTCTTTTATTGCATCTGCAACAGCCACATCATTATAGATGCTTGGCGTGCTTGTGTCAATCACAACAAGAGCGGGATTCTCGCGCTTTGCAAGTTCCATGACTTGATCGCGCGACATATTCTTTGCAACGGCATCGATGAGCAACACGTCAAAACCTTCTTTTTCAAGAACGCCCACCATATACGATAAGAAGTAAGGCATGTATAATGTTCCGCTCTTTGTAACACAGGGAGAGCGCGATTGTCTCGAAAACCCTTTAATATAAGGTGGATTTACTGCCAATATTTTCATATTTGACCCCTCAACTTCTTTGTTTCTTGTGTTGTTCTTCGCGGGATGTTGAGTTTTTTCATAATTTTTATGATCCCTGCATGGCTATAACTAAGTTTTTTACCAATCTCTGAGATGGTTAAGCACTCATCATGATACATTTTTTTTATAGCCCCCCCCATTTCCCTAAGTTTTTCTAATTTCTCCTTCTCTCTTATTTCTCGCCTTTTCCTTCTCCATGCCCGCTTATATTCATTCTTTTCCTTGCGAGATAATGTTATTCTGTCTTTATTTCCTTCCCATAATGCACCCAGTTTATAAAACACGCAATTTGGGACCCCATATTTTTCGAAAATTACCTTAAAAATTGCTAAAAGTTTTTTAGAGTCAGTACTATTAAATTTAATATAATATGTATTGTTCCTTCTGCATATTTTTGGGTTTACATTCCATTTTTTTATGAACCAGTCTTTTATTATGGTGTGTTCTATATAGGTAAACGAATCGGTGGAAAAATTTACTAAATTTTCTAATATTGTGACGTGTCCATCATCTAGATACCATACTGCTAGACCTAGTTCATTTATTTGGTCTAAAATCTCCGAGGTTATTCTTTTTTTTCTATCAAAATAAAATATTTTATGATACTCGCTTAGTAAAGGAAGTGAAGATGTTTTAATTATGACTTGGGGGTATTTCTTGTTTAATTTATAATTCATATATTCTTTATCCTTTAACTTACACCCGAAAATTTTCAGGATCTTGTCTTTCCATATTAAGTAGTCTCTTTGTTTTGATGAGTGCGTTTCCTCAAGATAATAATTTGTTCCATTACCGTGTGATAAGCTACCATCCCCTAATAAACTACCCAAAAGCACCTGCTTGCAATCTTCAGTAAACAATATATCCAAATATTCAGGATTCTTATTTAAGTTTGCCAGAGATATTTTTAGTTTCGTTTGTTCTGAACGGGGCTTTCCGTAGAACGGATGGTTTTTACCGCTCATTGCTTTCGACATCTTCTGTTTTGTTTCTTCGGATCGTTTTTTGCCTGTTTTAGACTCTGCGATTTTTCTTACTCGTTTGTCTGTTTCCTTTGTCAAACCTCTATTCCAAGGGATGTTGCTTTTCCTCGTAAAATCATCATTGTTCTGGTCTTTCATCTTATACCGAAACTACTTAGTTACTAATATATTTAAAGGTCCCATATTTTGTAACACATCACATGACGCACGGCGAGCGGCTCTGCCTTGAATATTTCGGAATAAATGGCGGATTTAATAATAAAACTTTCATACAAGACGTATTTTGCAGATAAATATATATAAACTGCTTTTAAATGTCTGAATATTATGAATGAAACGCCTGGCAAACCCGAATCAATTCTTAACAAGATGTCGGAAAATTACAAAAAAGACAAGCTGCTATTCACTGCAATTGTTTTAATCCTCGCGCTAGGTATTTTTTTCAGAGTGTACCAATATAATGCTGAAGGTGCTCTTGAAGGGGATTCTCCGGGCGTAGTGGCCGGAAGCCTTAAATGGTATTATCCGCACGACTACTTTCCAGGCCTGATGCACACATACCCTCCTTTGGGAAACATAATTTTTGGTGCAGGGTGCATGCTTTCTGGCGCTGACTTCTCTCCAATAATCCAGCAGCCACAAAACTTCTATCCGTCAATATTTCCGTTAATCGGAGAGCCGTATAGCCGGGCAGAAAAATACTGCGTAGCGCCATCATACCTCGCATCCATCCTGTTATTCCTGGGTCTTGTTGTTTTCTCTTTTTCAATTCTTGACAAATATAGTGCAGCGTATTCAATTGCTTTTTTTGCATTCTTTGGCATTATTATCCAATGGGGTCGCGTAATATACTATGACGTGATTTTGTGGACATTAACAATATACGGGCTCTTATTTTTATGGCGGGCATACAAGGCAGAAAAAGGAAACAAAAAAGAATATTATTGTTTTCTAATTTCTGCAGCCTTTTTCGGGCTTGCGACTGCGACAAAATATACGGCCGTTATATTTCTTCCATTTGCGATATTTATCATATTGGAAAAATACTCATTCGGTTTCTTTAAGCATTTTTCCAGCATGGCAAAGATAAACTTAAAGACGCTCAGCAATCCGGAAAAAGAAGAAGAGGGCTACTCTTTTTTCATATCTGCAAAATACATGATAATGTCAGTTATTGCATTTTTATTCGCCATGCTTCTGCCATACAAATTCAGCCTGACTGACTTTTTTGATGTGAAAAATACATTTTTTACATTTTACCCTAATCTTGGAAAAGTTGTCATCAGCGGATCGTTTCCAAAATTCTTCATCGATTTCCTGTTCAATATCTCTTTATTTGACGCAGCCATCGCAATTTTTTCAATAAGCACATTCATAATATTATTGAAAAAGACTGCAATAACAAGAAATGCATCTAATAATGAACGCTTCATACTTTATCTAGTCGTATTGTTAATTGTGTCTTTAACAATATCCGCTGCTTTTGATTACAGCATAAATAGCGGGCTCGGGCGCAGATTGATTCTTTATGTTTTTGGATTAGTCTTCCTTATGTCTCTGGCATTTTCAGATGCAGAATACTCTATTTTTAGCGCTTTGAACATCAAAGATTCTGATAAAAAACGCGCCGTCTTCTTCATATTTTTATCCATTTATATAGTGTTTTCCGCAGCATCGCTCTTTTCTGCCGCACCGTATTATGCCCAAACAAAGGGGCCGCTATGTAAACTTGATGAGGCTCAATGTATAACATACCCGTGGCCCATACACAAACTCGTTTCAGACACTATGAAAAACATGCTAAAAGAAAATGAGACATTTTACGGAATTAATTTGCACATGTACCTCAGGCAAAAAGACGACTTTATAATATGGCAGATAGAATCGCAATTCCAGCAAAAATACGGGCGCCCGCCGACAATTACTGAAGTATCCAATATATTCGATTTTGAAGGCAGGCACATCAGGTATTTCATTATGTCCTCTTTTGAACCTGTTTTTGAAGGGACAATTGAAAATAAAAAAGAAATATTCCGCAATTACGAGCCCAAAAAAGTCATTCTAATAAACAACATTGAAGCCGCATACATATATGATCTTGAGGATCTCGTGCCTCGCAACGCAACAAAAAGCAGAACAGGATAAAGGGATTATAGGATTATAAAGATTGGCAATTAAAAAAATTGCATGAAAGTAACCCTTGTCCTTTTAACACTGAATGAAATCATTCCGGTAAAGGAAATGTATCCGAAAATACCGTTTGATGCAGTTGATGAAGTGATTGCGGTTGACGGAGGCTCGAAAGACGGCACAATAGAATTCTTCAAAAAACAGGGAATAAAGGTTGTTGTCCAGAAAGAGCGCGGCCGCGGAAGAGGTTTCATGTACGGTCTCCAAAATGCAAAGGGAGATTATATTCTTTATTTCAGCCCGGACGGAAACGAAAATCCCAAAGACATCCCACGGCTTGTAGCAGAAGCAAAAAAAGGATATGACATTGTGGCGGGATCCCGCTTCATGGATGGCGGAAAAAGCGACGACAGCGATGATCCGCTGCATGTGCGAAATCTAGGCAATCATTTTTTTACTGCGATAATAAACCTTTTTTACGGCTCAAAATACACTGATGCAGTCAATGGATTCCGGATAGTCAAAAAAAGCGCGCTTGAAAACATGAAACTTGATGCAACCGAATATGAAATAGAATTCCAGATGTCGATTCGCGCGGCAAAAAATAAGCTCAAAGTCGCAGAGATTCCGACAATAGAAATGGAGCGGATAGGCGGTGCGCGCAAAGCGCAGACATTTCGGATGGGCTGGAGATTCTCAATATTTTTCTTAAAAGAGCTTTTTAAAAAATAAATAGTGACTGCATACAAACTTTTTAAAGGTATTCTCTTCAATAAATACTATGCGAATTCTCTGCCTCAATCCTGGGCCTTCCGGCAGCATTGACAAAAAAGAGCTGTTTGTGAAAGAAGGCAGGTGTATGGAGCGAAGCGGCGCGTGGAGCAATCTGCGCATGCCGATAAGCCTTGCGTACATATCAAGCATACTCAAAAAAGACGGACATGAAGTCCGGCTTATTGACGATATTGCAGAATATTCCTTAAACGACAAAACAAAGCTTGACTCAATCCTTGAAAAATTCCAGCCGGACCTGGCAATAATAAACACATCACTGCCTTCTGTGCTGACCGAAGACATGTTTGCAGTCAAAAAAATCAAGGAGAAATACCCGAAAGCAATTATTGCAATGATTGGCGTTGCTCCCACGCTCATCACAGGCGAAATACTGAAAGCAGGCCCTGTTGATATCTGCATAAGGAAAGAGCCGGAAATGATATCAAAAGAGATTTCTGCCTGTATCGCATCCGGAAAAGACTGGAAAAGAGTATTGGGCATAAGCTTTGTCCATAACAAGGCAATAGTAACGAATCCGGACGCGCCTCTTGTTGATATAAACGCGCTTCCGATGCCGGATTTTGATTCTCTTCCTCTTGATGCTTATAGAACTCCGATAGACAGGAAAAAACAGGTATTAATAGATGTTTCAAGAGGATGCCCCTACAAGTGCATCTATTGCACTGGAACAAAATTTTACGGCCACGATTTCAGGTACAGGAATCCGGAAAAGGTTCTTGAAGAAATAGAGCATGTAAAAAAACTGGGTGTTCGAAAAATACTCTTCTGGGCAGATACTTTCACATTCAATAAAAAATTCGTGATTGATTTGTGCAATGGAATGGTTGAACGCGGGCTTGAAAAAGACATGTCCTGGGTTGTTAATTCGCGCGTGAACACAATCGACCAGGAAATGCTAAAGCATATGGATGAAGCAAACTGCTTCCTTGTAGCTTTCGGAGCTGAAAGCGGCAACCAGGAAATACTGAATTATGTGAACAAGGGCATAACTCTCGAGCAGACGCGAAATGCCTTCAAGTGGGTTCATGAAACCAATATAGAGAGCGCTGCGCATATCGTATTCGGCCTCGCGCCCTTTGAGACTGAAACGACAATCAAAAAAACTCTTGATTTTGTAAAAGAGATAAAGCCCAATTACGCGAATTTCCACATAGCGACGCCGTACCCGGGAACAGAGCTTTACGCGCGCTACGACAAGGAAGGATACATAATAAACAAGGAATACACGCGCCTCGAATCGCCCAAGGCAAACATAACGCTTCCGAATCTTTCAAACAACGACCTTGAACACTGGCGCGACAAGGCCTTTTTCGACTTTTATGTTACTCCAAGAATCGCAATTCAGGAATTGAAAAAAGTGCGGTCGTTTCCGCATCTGTACAATCTTGTCACTAACGGATTATGGTTTATGCAGGGATGGATGAATGCAAGAAAACTCTAATTTTAAAGACATAATCAAAAGCGAACGATTTATTGAAACAGCAATCCTCATCTTATTCGTATCCATTTTCATTTTTCTGAAACTCGCGCAGCCGTTGAATTACGAGCTATCTCACCAGTATCCGACGTTTTATAATGCGAATGATAACTTCGGCAACGGATATTCGATGCCCCAATACGTAAAAGAAGTGGGCAATTTTAAATACGAACCTCCAAACACAGTTTCCGGATTTAAGGATGTTGTGGGATATTATC encodes:
- a CDS encoding B12-binding domain-containing radical SAM protein; protein product: MRILCLNPGPSGSIDKKELFVKEGRCMERSGAWSNLRMPISLAYISSILKKDGHEVRLIDDIAEYSLNDKTKLDSILEKFQPDLAIINTSLPSVLTEDMFAVKKIKEKYPKAIIAMIGVAPTLITGEILKAGPVDICIRKEPEMISKEISACIASGKDWKRVLGISFVHNKAIVTNPDAPLVDINALPMPDFDSLPLDAYRTPIDRKKQVLIDVSRGCPYKCIYCTGTKFYGHDFRYRNPEKVLEEIEHVKKLGVRKILFWADTFTFNKKFVIDLCNGMVERGLEKDMSWVVNSRVNTIDQEMLKHMDEANCFLVAFGAESGNQEILNYVNKGITLEQTRNAFKWVHETNIESAAHIVFGLAPFETETTIKKTLDFVKEIKPNYANFHIATPYPGTELYARYDKEGYIINKEYTRLESPKANITLPNLSNNDLEHWRDKAFFDFYVTPRIAIQELKKVRSFPHLYNLVTNGLWFMQGWMNARKL